The following is a genomic window from Corynebacterium incognita.
GAAACTCATCGTGTTCAAGATGAAACGCGAAGTCAAGTCTCTTGCTCCAGTCTAACTTTGACCCAGTTTTTGAGAGCCCGAGTTGGACTAGTTCGCCTCTTTCGGTGGAAGCAACAGGATCCCTGGTGACATTAGTGCTAGTGATCCGCATCGGATGTTTCGCAATCAGGGAGATTAGCCATGAGAGAGCTTTCCTGTGGTGTCGTAGTCTGATGAGCGAAAGGCAGTTATCAGAATGAAGCGTTAGTATGCACGTCTCTTCGACCACGCCTGAATATCCGGTGGGTGACCATCTATTACTCCGAAGAGTTGAATTGTGTTCGACAGCGGCGATTTCATCAACGCCAATAAGCTTTACTGGGCCTGAATTGGCCGTTTTTCTGAGCTTAAGCGCTGCAAAGAATGGGGAGTCTCGATCGTCAGTAAACTCGCGAGACAATTCGAATGTTTTTGGACCACCTAGAAGGTAGTGGAGTCCCTCAACTGAAATTGTGGCACGGCGTACTACATCTTCTTCCAGGGAAGAAACTCTCAACCCGATTACCGCATTGTCACAGCTGTATCGTGCGGACATTTCCGCGAACATGTTCGATTCTTTGGAAAGGCAACTGACTCCGAATAATGAAACTTCACCTTCCGTGGTGTTCCCGAATACGGTCAGGTTATCTGCGAAAAGCGGGCTCAGTCCATCTACTGTTGCTCCCGGCATGAACTTAGATTCTGTCTTTCCACGGAGAAAGAAATCTTCGAATGCCCCCTCAAAAAGATCGAGTGTGAATCCTTCTTCCGGTACCCATTCAAGGGTCCCAGTGAGCCACTCGTCGGATCCAAGTACCTGCCATCTGCCCTTCCATTGATGAGGCGTGTCGATATTAAAGCTGCTCACTGTCTTCGTCCTTCTTCCGCTGTGATTACAGTGTGTTAATCCTTCAGCCCATCCACAATCCGCACCGTCTCCATCGCCACGCGCACAACCTTGCCGATCAGGTCCACGATGTAGCGCGGGTTGCCCACCTCATCAGCCCAATCATTCGGGTCGTTCACAATCCCGGACGGCTTATCCTTCTTCACCTGGTACCGGTCAATCAGCCACGCCACCGCGGATCGCGAGCCCAGCATGTACTCATCCGCTTCCGCCGGAATGTCCTTAATCGTCACCAGCTTGTTGTACTTCAGCGTGGTGACGTCATTGACGTTCTTGCCCGTCTCCGGGTCTTTCTTCTTCGCCCACGCCATCTTCTTGGGCACGCGCCACGTCTCACGGTCATTCTCATCACCGCGCACGTCAATCGTCAGCGGCCACGGCTCCACGTCCTCATAGCCGACATGCAGCTCCATGAGCCTCTCACCAGCAGCGGCGAACTTATCAAACTCCGCCCGCGTCGCCGGCGTCTCGATGTGCGGCAGCATTTTCTTCAAATCCGCCGCGTACTTCTCCCGATACACCGGGTCATGCAACTTGCCGTAGACAAAGTGGAAGATGTCATCGCCCGTAATATCCGCGCCCAGCGCATCCCGGTACAGCGACTTAATTTCGGCCGTCACATTGTCCACGCGCACGTAGCCATCAACGACCTCACCAATGAGGCCATACTTCGACTCCTCACCAGCGCCCTGCTTCTCGACGCCCCCTTCCCCAAACAGCGCACCATCATCCGCCTCGACCTTGGCCCAGGTGAACCGGGGGAAGAACTGGCCCGGATAAGAGTAGAAGTTTAGGTCACTGATTGAGTTTGACGCTACCGCACTGAACGGCAACTTTCCGTTACTCTTGTCGACTATCAACCCAACGTTGTCATGAATTTGTGTCGGGAACATATGCGGTAGGCGGTAGGTCATTGCGACGAGTTCTTTGTCAAAGTACACCCAAGCTCTCTTAAATGGGCGGTAATTAAAGTTTGCGATCTTATTGGGATCAAAGGCAATCGTAGAACGCTTCGCTAACGACTGTTTCAGATTACGATTCCAAGAGTATTTGGCTTTGTCCGAGTATTCAGGATTGGAACGTAAAAATTCATTTACACGTGACTCAGCGCAGCGCACGTAATCCGCATTGTTTGACCAGGCGATGAACGCTAACCGTGCGTTTTCATAGTTAGTGATTAAATCCTTCACCTTTTGGGTCAGGGTTATCCGGTTCTCTGCAGTAACCCAAATATCACGGCCAGTTGCAAGGCCAAGTGAGTAGTCTGTAAAAATTCTGACCTGGGTTTTTCTCTTGTCACCCAAAGTTGGCCAGGATTCAAACTCGGCACTGCGAACACTGATCCAGTCTCCATGCTCGTTGGGGGTGAT
Proteins encoded in this region:
- a CDS encoding HEPN domain-containing protein, with translation MSSFNIDTPHQWKGRWQVLGSDEWLTGTLEWVPEEGFTLDLFEGAFEDFFLRGKTESKFMPGATVDGLSPLFADNLTVFGNTTEGEVSLFGVSCLSKESNMFAEMSARYSCDNAVIGLRVSSLEEDVVRRATISVEGLHYLLGGPKTFELSREFTDDRDSPFFAALKLRKTANSGPVKLIGVDEIAAVEHNSTLRSNRWSPTGYSGVVEETCILTLHSDNCLSLIRLRHHRKALSWLISLIAKHPMRITSTNVTRDPVASTERGELVQLGLSKTGSKLDWSKRLDFAFHLEHDEFLNLYQRWLHFTETKGRLIGLLNELSLPNNNKLEMKVLLSGVLIEAFHKELFRKPDTISPDGKRKFEELYPNENIKVKGKFVFKARALDIYCRLPKKISHDLIPDVKDWLDSLTDLRNSIAHEAQVKDSDFVKAIAVFETTRLLVELLLWHILEVDEEKLVEAKKNHSTFYRARQKARKAFPHRIPNE